The Leptotrichia hongkongensis genome has a window encoding:
- a CDS encoding acetyl-CoA carboxylase biotin carboxyl carrier protein, translating into MELKDIQELMKVLKKEDIAELKVRYGKVKLTLTNSETTNIANNVAPVTEKVEKETLTAVLPAEEIIKSSNVGRIKLVSSKPGTLVKKGQVLAKINTIGIDNDVKSNVDGILKEVLVADGSPVDFAKELFKIEIN; encoded by the coding sequence ATGGAACTTAAAGATATTCAGGAATTGATGAAAGTTCTAAAGAAAGAAGATATAGCAGAACTAAAAGTAAGATATGGAAAAGTAAAACTTACATTAACAAATTCTGAAACTACAAATATCGCAAATAATGTAGCACCTGTAACAGAAAAGGTTGAAAAAGAAACTCTTACAGCTGTATTACCAGCAGAAGAAATTATCAAATCGAGTAATGTTGGAAGAATAAAGCTAGTAAGTTCAAAACCTGGAACTTTAGTAAAAAAAGGACAAGTTCTTGCAAAAATAAATACAATAGGAATTGATAATGATGTAAAATCTAATGTAGATGGTATTCTAAAGGAAGTGCTAGTGGCAGACGGCTCACCAGTTGACTTCGCAAAAGAACTATTTAAAATTGAAATTAATTAA
- the accC gene encoding acetyl-CoA carboxylase biotin carboxylase subunit translates to MFKKILIANRGEIAVRIIRAARELGIATVAVYSEADKDSLHVKLADEAVCIGTASSADSYLKIPNIISAAQITGSEAIHPGYGFLAENQRFAEICDKNNIVFIGPKPELISMMGDKATARETAIKHKVPITKGSDGIVPNVEEAKKVAQWITYPVMIKATAGGGGKGMRIAHDEKELVENFIAAQNEAKAAFGNPDVYIEKYVEEPRHVEIQVIGDKFGNVVHLGERDCSIQRRHQKLIEESPSAGIDAKTREKMGKFAAKLTKGIGYDSVGTLEFLVDKNMNFYFMEMNTRIQVEHTVSEEITGVDLIKEQIRVAAGEKLSFSQKDININGHVIECRINAEDSENGFLPSSGVLETYIPSGGIGVRIDSHSYQNYEIPPYYDSMIAKLIVKGKNREEAIARMKRALKEFIIEGIDTTIPFHLKVLDNEDFKKGTIYTNFIETHFKDALGK, encoded by the coding sequence ATGTTTAAAAAAATATTAATAGCAAACAGAGGAGAAATTGCTGTTAGGATAATTAGAGCAGCAAGAGAGTTAGGAATTGCCACAGTTGCAGTTTATTCAGAAGCCGATAAAGATTCACTTCACGTAAAACTTGCTGACGAAGCTGTCTGTATCGGAACTGCCAGTAGTGCAGACTCGTATTTAAAAATACCGAATATTATTTCAGCAGCACAAATTACAGGAAGTGAAGCTATTCACCCAGGATATGGGTTTTTAGCAGAAAATCAAAGATTTGCTGAAATATGTGATAAAAACAACATCGTATTCATTGGTCCAAAACCTGAGCTAATTAGTATGATGGGAGACAAGGCAACAGCAAGGGAAACTGCTATCAAGCACAAAGTTCCAATAACAAAAGGGTCAGATGGAATTGTTCCAAATGTTGAAGAAGCCAAAAAAGTTGCACAATGGATAACTTATCCTGTTATGATAAAAGCAACTGCAGGAGGTGGCGGAAAAGGAATGAGAATCGCCCATGATGAAAAAGAACTTGTAGAAAATTTTATTGCTGCACAAAATGAGGCAAAAGCGGCTTTTGGAAATCCAGATGTTTATATTGAAAAATACGTTGAAGAGCCAAGACACGTTGAAATACAAGTTATTGGAGATAAGTTTGGAAATGTTGTCCATCTTGGAGAAAGAGACTGCTCTATCCAAAGAAGACACCAAAAATTAATAGAAGAATCTCCATCAGCAGGAATTGATGCAAAAACACGTGAAAAAATGGGTAAATTTGCTGCCAAATTAACAAAAGGAATTGGTTACGACAGTGTTGGAACATTGGAATTTCTTGTTGATAAAAACATGAATTTCTATTTTATGGAAATGAATACAAGAATTCAGGTGGAACATACAGTAAGTGAAGAAATCACTGGTGTAGATCTGATAAAAGAACAGATAAGAGTAGCCGCAGGAGAAAAATTAAGTTTTTCTCAAAAAGATATAAATATTAATGGACACGTAATAGAATGCAGAATTAACGCAGAAGATTCTGAAAATGGTTTCCTTCCATCTTCAGGAGTTCTAGAAACATATATTCCATCAGGTGGAATTGGAGTAAGAATCGATTCTCATTCTTATCAGAATTATGAAATCCCGCCTTACTACGATTCAATGATAGCGAAACTTATCGTAAAAGGAAAAAATAGGGAAGAAGCTATTGCAAGAATGAAACGTGCCTTAAAGGAATTTATTATAGAAGGTATTGACACAACTATACCATTTCACTTAAAAGTGCTTGATAATGAAGACTTTAAAAAAGGAACAATCTATACAAACTTTATTGAGACACATTTTAAGGATGCACTTGGTAAATAA
- a CDS encoding Asp23/Gls24 family envelope stress response protein, which produces MNELGNVNISQEVVATIAESVVAEIEGVHSLVGGTSKNEIVKFFQNVSSGGKGIEVEVGETECTLDLYIVAKMGFKLPALAGEIQTKVVKAITEMTGLKVQEVNVYIQKIIKEDKKENIQAPVTETAEIEE; this is translated from the coding sequence ATGAACGAATTAGGAAATGTAAATATATCTCAGGAAGTAGTAGCGACTATTGCAGAATCAGTAGTAGCAGAAATTGAAGGAGTACACAGCCTTGTTGGTGGAACTTCTAAAAATGAAATTGTTAAATTTTTCCAAAATGTATCTTCAGGTGGAAAAGGAATTGAAGTAGAAGTTGGAGAAACTGAATGTACATTAGATTTATACATCGTTGCAAAAATGGGATTCAAGTTACCTGCATTAGCTGGAGAAATCCAAACTAAAGTAGTAAAAGCAATTACTGAAATGACAGGATTAAAAGTTCAGGAAGTAAACGTATATATTCAAAAAATTATAAAAGAAGACAAAAAAGAGAATATTCAAGCTCCTGTAACAGAAACTGCAGAAATTGAAGAATAA
- the amaP gene encoding alkaline shock response membrane anchor protein AmaP → MIAILGFLARLSVILGFVGIVFSSISDILFRTDYLGQLDSFIDLSSLNFKILVGLLSIIYLVVFLLSYINKLTKYSQNRKVKNKNGEIEVSIKTINETSKDFLNGQEIIKNSKVKSYPKGKSVVIEATVDTYNVDNLNEKLAEIQNKLSEYVFHSTGITVKKSKVKLKKVLGETIVEKKIIDSPTNQKENIKKNNNNIISKLENQTNTENKTSPSGKEN, encoded by the coding sequence ATGATTGCAATATTAGGATTTTTAGCAAGACTATCTGTAATACTTGGATTTGTTGGTATTGTATTTTCAAGTATATCAGATATTCTGTTTAGGACTGATTATTTAGGACAACTAGATAGTTTTATAGATTTAAGTAGTTTAAATTTTAAAATCTTAGTTGGACTATTATCAATAATTTATTTAGTAGTATTTTTACTTTCTTATATTAATAAACTTACAAAATATTCTCAAAATAGAAAAGTTAAAAATAAAAATGGAGAAATAGAAGTTTCCATAAAAACAATAAATGAAACATCAAAAGACTTCTTAAATGGACAGGAAATCATTAAAAATTCAAAAGTAAAATCATATCCAAAAGGAAAATCTGTTGTTATTGAAGCTACTGTAGATACTTATAATGTCGATAACTTAAATGAAAAACTTGCAGAAATTCAAAATAAATTATCTGAATATGTTTTTCATTCAACTGGAATTACTGTGAAAAAAAGTAAAGTAAAATTGAAAAAAGTTTTAGGAGAAACAATTGTTGAAAAAAAAATTATTGACTCTCCAACTAATCAAAAAGAAAATATAAAAAAAAATAACAATAACATTATCTCAAAATTAGAAAATCAAACTAATACAGAAAATAAAACTTCTCCATCTGGAAAGGAAAATTAA
- the nusB gene encoding transcription antitermination factor NusB produces the protein MTRRKIREEIFKLLFEYELINNDIEKRINDVITEENLKKDEEIDFLRSYVTDIIANEDILIGRIKDVLEGWTYERLGTIEKVLLKISFYEITIKKIGYEIAINEVLEISKKYSYNDTKDFLNGILAKLVRDQKALESV, from the coding sequence ATGACACGAAGAAAAATTAGAGAAGAGATATTTAAACTTCTTTTTGAATATGAACTAATTAACAATGATATCGAAAAGAGAATAAATGATGTAATTACTGAAGAAAACTTAAAAAAAGATGAGGAAATTGATTTTTTAAGAAGTTATGTTACTGACATAATTGCAAACGAAGATATTTTAATTGGAAGGATAAAAGATGTGTTAGAAGGTTGGACTTATGAACGTCTTGGAACAATCGAAAAGGTCTTGCTAAAAATATCTTTTTATGAAATCACTATAAAAAAAATTGGATATGAAATTGCAATTAACGAAGTTTTAGAAATTTCCAAAAAGTATTCCTACAACGATACAAAAGATTTTTTAAATGGAATTTTAGCAAAATTAGTAAGAGATCAAAAAGCACTTGAATCTGTTTAA
- a CDS encoding MFS transporter — MKKFNFNYVILIFLVAFNLRLGISSVPPIQTIIQESLRLSNFQVSLLVGIPVVCMGIFAFLVSKVQAKFGRQKSILWLLILLGISTIGRLFVTGYVFLLITTFCIGFAIAIIGPLLSGFIKEEFSEYSSILVGVYSFAMGVGSLIVSSFTKAITISVNWKLGLGIWGILTIIAAAIWQIFSPKEEHSIIEEENQEKIVLNDFNIWKMIIFFSVQSGIFYGISTWLVPFLENKNIDKSQVIMLLTIFVAAQMFFGFAIPLVMHKIGSIRKWTIISSLCLVIGCIIPLVIPVNILSTIVFIMLMSIGLGGSFPIAMILPLKYAKTANEASVVTSVVQAFGYIIGGIIPVFFGYIVDSTKNFNNLFVQMAVGSIILLMIGMSKFTHKK, encoded by the coding sequence ATGAAAAAATTTAATTTTAATTATGTGATATTAATTTTTTTAGTAGCATTTAATTTAAGGCTTGGAATATCAAGTGTTCCACCAATTCAGACGATAATTCAGGAATCATTGAGATTATCAAATTTTCAAGTGAGTCTTTTGGTGGGAATTCCTGTAGTTTGTATGGGAATATTTGCTTTTTTAGTAAGCAAAGTACAAGCAAAATTTGGTAGACAAAAAAGTATTTTATGGTTATTAATATTGTTGGGAATTAGTACGATTGGAAGATTATTTGTAACAGGATATGTATTTTTGCTAATTACAACATTTTGTATAGGATTTGCAATTGCAATAATTGGACCGTTGTTGTCAGGATTTATAAAAGAGGAATTTTCAGAGTATTCGAGCATTTTAGTTGGAGTTTATTCATTTGCGATGGGAGTTGGTTCTTTAATCGTTTCGAGTTTTACAAAAGCTATAACAATTTCGGTGAATTGGAAATTAGGATTGGGAATTTGGGGAATTTTGACAATAATTGCTGCTGCGATTTGGCAAATATTTTCTCCAAAAGAAGAACATTCAATTATCGAAGAGGAAAATCAGGAAAAAATTGTTTTAAATGATTTTAATATTTGGAAAATGATAATTTTCTTTTCTGTTCAATCAGGCATTTTTTATGGAATATCGACTTGGCTAGTTCCATTTTTAGAGAATAAAAATATTGATAAAAGTCAAGTAATTATGCTATTGACTATATTTGTTGCAGCTCAAATGTTTTTTGGATTTGCGATACCTTTAGTTATGCATAAGATTGGAAGTATTAGAAAATGGACGATTATAAGTTCACTTTGTTTAGTGATTGGGTGTATCATTCCACTTGTAATACCTGTAAATATTTTATCAACAATTGTTTTCATAATGTTAATGTCGATTGGATTGGGAGGATCTTTCCCAATTGCGATGATTTTACCACTAAAATATGCAAAAACTGCAAACGAAGCGAGTGTAGTAACCAGTGTTGTCCAAGCTTTTGGATATATAATTGGTGGAATTATACCAGTATTCTTTGGATATATTGTAGATAGCACAAAAAATTTCAACAATTTATTTGTTCAAATGGCAGTTGGAAGCATAATTTTGTTAATGATTGGAATGAGTAAATTTACTCACAAAAAATAA